Proteins from a genomic interval of Euwallacea fornicatus isolate EFF26 chromosome 1, ASM4011564v1, whole genome shotgun sequence:
- the snu gene encoding ABC transporter G family member 20 isoform X2 yields the protein MCKLLVKLLCRIFGIDRSKQEIERNTMGERVEPTVPGPDLVGVNVERPQLAHQQSSVWNSRQQAVCVRHAFKHYGSKKNPNHVLSDLNMTVAKGTIYGLLGASGCGKTTLLSCIVGRRRLNSGEIWVLGGKPGTRGSGVPGKRVGYMPQEIALYGEFSIKETMQYFGWIFGMHTSEINDRLQFLLNFLDLPSQNRLVKNLSGGQQRRVSFAVALMHDPELLILDEPTVGVDPLLRQSIWNHLVQITKDGNKTVIITTHYIEEARQAHAIGLMRSGKLLAEEAPHVLLQMYHCTSLEEVFLKLSRKQGQVGGGGGGGQGVGTQTDNNISNNISIATLNWGKKEPIYVTEESGVVGLNFHQSKEVLVQDSNGHLDFAGKASSAKHGIQEACEDCSNCSEWTTTGKIKALLQKNFLRMWRNVGVMLFIFALPVMQVILFCLAIGGDPTGLKIAIVNNEVGYINQTYQDCPFEEGCKFGNLSCRYTKAVNTSTITKLYYPDLDSAKSAVNRGEAWGAMYFTENFTDALVARIALGKDSDEETLDQSEIRVWLDMSNQQIGIILQRDLQLTYQNFTKDLLRDCDQNEALAEVPISFKEPIYGSNQPSFTDFVAPGVILTIVFFLAVALTSSALIIERMEGLLDRSWVAGVTPGEILFSHVVTQFVVMCGQTALVLIFMILVFEVECKGDIFVVVVLTILQGLCGMCFGFVISAICELERNAIQLALGSFYPTLLLSGVIWPIEGMPMILRYVSTFLPLTLATTSLRAMMTRGWSFLEPDVYYGFISTIAWIILFLTISLIALKVKRG from the exons ATGTGTAAGTTATTGGTTAAATTGCTGTGTAGGATTTTCGGTATTGATAGATCTAAGCAGGAAAT TGAGCGCAACACTATGGGGGAGCGCGTGGAACCAACGGTTCCAGGCCCGGACTTGGTGGGCGTTAACGTGGAGAGGCCCCAATTGGCGCATCAACAATCTTCGGTCTGGAACAGTAGACAGCAAGCAGTATGTGTGAGGCACGCTTTCAAACACTATGGATCTAAAAAGAACCCCAATCATGTTCTGAGCGATCTGAATATGACTGTAGCCAAGGGAACTAT ATACGGTCTACTCGGTGCTTCAGGATGTGGCAAAACGACCCTACTTTCATGCATAGTGGGTCGCAGAAGACTGAACTCTGGGGAAATTTGGGTCCTGGGAGGGAAACCTGGTACCAGAGGATCTGGAGTGCCGGGAAAACGTGTGGGGTACATGCCTCAAGAAATCGCCCTTTACGGCGAGTTTTCCATAAAGGAAACCATGCAGTATTTCGGCTGGATATTCGGTATGCACACCTCAGAAATCAACGACAGACTacagtttttattaaacttcctGGATTTACCCAGTCAGAACCGATTGGTGAAAAATCTTAG TGGAGGTCAACAACGAAGAGTATCATTCGCAGTGGCTCTAATGCACGACCCAGAACTCCTGATTCTGGATGAACCCACAGTGGGTGTTGATCCTTTGCTTAGGCAAAGCATCTGGAACCACCTGGTGCAAATTACTAAGGATGGAAATAAGACTGTGATCATTACTACACATTATATCGAGGAGGCTAGACAAGCTCATGCG attgGTCTCATGAGAAGTGGCAAACTGCTAGCCGAAGAAGCACCCCACGTGCTCCTCCAAATGTATCATTGCACCTCCTTAGAAGAGGTCTTCCTCAAACTATCCAGAAAACAAGGGCAAGTTGGTGGGGGTGGCGGTGGCGGCCAAGGAGTTGGTACTCAAACGGATAATAACATTAGCAATAACATTAGTATAGCTACATTAAATTGGGGCAAAAAGGAACCCATATACGTCACGGAGGAAAGCGGAGTAGTAGGACTTAACTTTCACCAGAGCAAAGAGGTTTTGGTACAGGATTCTAATGGGCATTTAGAT TTTGCTGGAAAGGCTTCTTCAGCAAAACATGGGATTCAAGAAGCATGCGAAGATTGCAGCAATTGCAGCGAATGGACAACTACAGGAAAAATCAAAGCCCTTCTCCAAAAGAATTTCCTCAGGATGTGGAGAAATGTGGGAGTTATGCTGTTCATTTTCGCTTTACCTGTAATGCAAGTAATCTTGTTCTGTCTGGCCATCGGGGGAGACCCCACAGGGCTGAAAATTGCCATTGTAAATAATGAAGTTGGTTATATAAATCAAACTTACCAAGATTGTCCCTTTGAAGAAGGGTGTAAATTTGGGAATTTGAGTTGCCGATATACTAAAGCGGTCAATACGAGTACAATAACGAAA TTATATTATCCGGATCTGGACTCAGCAAAATCAGCAGTAAACAGAGGGGAAGCGTGGGGGGCGATGTACTTCACAGAGAACTTTACTGATGCTTTGGTTGCCCGGATAGCCTTGGGGAAGGACAGCGACGAAGAAACTTTAGATCAAAGCGAGATCAGAGTTTGGCTAGACATGTCGA ATCAACAAATTGGAATAATTTTGCAGCGAGACTTGCAGCTGACGTACCAAAACTTCACGAAAGATTTACTGAGAGATTGCGACCAAAACGAGGCGTTAGCTGAGGTGCCCATATCGTTCAAAGAACCCATTTACGGCTCCAATCAACCCTCGTTTACAGATTTTGTGGCCCCGGGTGTGATTTTAAC AATTGTCTTCTTTTTGGCTGTCGCCCTTACATCATCAGcattaattattgaaagaaTGGAAGGCTTGTTGGATAGGTCTTGGGTTGCAG GCGTAACCCCTGGCGAAATTCTGTTTTCCCATGTCGTCACCCAATTCGTGGTGATGTGCGGTCAAACAGCCCTAGTCctcatttttatgattttggtCTTCGAGGTGGAGTGCAAAGGTGACATTTTCGTAGTAGTCGTCTTGACCATCCTCCAAGGACTCTGCGGCATGTGCTTCGGTTTCGTCATATCTGCCATTTGCGAACTGGAACGAAACGCGATTCAGCTGGCACTGGGCAGTTTCTATCCAACACTGCTCCTTAGCGGGGTTATCTGGCCTATTGAAGGCATGCCGATGATATTAAGATATGTGTCCACTTTCTTACCGCTGACGTTAGCGACGACATCACTCCGAGCGATGATGACCCGAGGTTGGTCATTCTTGGAACCGGACGTCTATTACGGGTTCATTTCCACGATAGCTTGGATAATTCTCTTTTTGACGATTAGTTTAATAGCGCTTAAAGTTAAGCGAGGTTGA
- the snu gene encoding ABC transporter G family member 20 isoform X1, with product MCKLLVKLLCRIFGIDRSKQEIERNTMGERVEPTVPGPDLVGVNVERPQLAHQQSSVWNSRQQAVCVRHAFKHYGSKKNPNHVLSDLNMTVAKGTIYGLLGASGCGKTTLLSCIVGRRRLNSGEIWVLGGKPGTRGSGVPGKRVGYMPQEIALYGEFSIKETMQYFGWIFGMHTSEINDRLQFLLNFLDLPSQNRLVKNLSGGQQRRVSFAVALMHDPELLILDEPTVGVDPLLRQSIWNHLVQITKDGNKTVIITTHYIEEARQAHAIGLMRSGKLLAEEAPHVLLQMYHCTSLEEVFLKLSRKQGQVGGGGGGGQGVGTQTDNNISNNISIATLNWGKKEPIYVTEESGVVGLNFHQSKEVLVQDSNGHLDVCYSKLLLSKYSFIPSISFQFAGKASSAKHGIQEACEDCSNCSEWTTTGKIKALLQKNFLRMWRNVGVMLFIFALPVMQVILFCLAIGGDPTGLKIAIVNNEVGYINQTYQDCPFEEGCKFGNLSCRYTKAVNTSTITKLYYPDLDSAKSAVNRGEAWGAMYFTENFTDALVARIALGKDSDEETLDQSEIRVWLDMSNQQIGIILQRDLQLTYQNFTKDLLRDCDQNEALAEVPISFKEPIYGSNQPSFTDFVAPGVILTIVFFLAVALTSSALIIERMEGLLDRSWVAGVTPGEILFSHVVTQFVVMCGQTALVLIFMILVFEVECKGDIFVVVVLTILQGLCGMCFGFVISAICELERNAIQLALGSFYPTLLLSGVIWPIEGMPMILRYVSTFLPLTLATTSLRAMMTRGWSFLEPDVYYGFISTIAWIILFLTISLIALKVKRG from the exons ATGTGTAAGTTATTGGTTAAATTGCTGTGTAGGATTTTCGGTATTGATAGATCTAAGCAGGAAAT TGAGCGCAACACTATGGGGGAGCGCGTGGAACCAACGGTTCCAGGCCCGGACTTGGTGGGCGTTAACGTGGAGAGGCCCCAATTGGCGCATCAACAATCTTCGGTCTGGAACAGTAGACAGCAAGCAGTATGTGTGAGGCACGCTTTCAAACACTATGGATCTAAAAAGAACCCCAATCATGTTCTGAGCGATCTGAATATGACTGTAGCCAAGGGAACTAT ATACGGTCTACTCGGTGCTTCAGGATGTGGCAAAACGACCCTACTTTCATGCATAGTGGGTCGCAGAAGACTGAACTCTGGGGAAATTTGGGTCCTGGGAGGGAAACCTGGTACCAGAGGATCTGGAGTGCCGGGAAAACGTGTGGGGTACATGCCTCAAGAAATCGCCCTTTACGGCGAGTTTTCCATAAAGGAAACCATGCAGTATTTCGGCTGGATATTCGGTATGCACACCTCAGAAATCAACGACAGACTacagtttttattaaacttcctGGATTTACCCAGTCAGAACCGATTGGTGAAAAATCTTAG TGGAGGTCAACAACGAAGAGTATCATTCGCAGTGGCTCTAATGCACGACCCAGAACTCCTGATTCTGGATGAACCCACAGTGGGTGTTGATCCTTTGCTTAGGCAAAGCATCTGGAACCACCTGGTGCAAATTACTAAGGATGGAAATAAGACTGTGATCATTACTACACATTATATCGAGGAGGCTAGACAAGCTCATGCG attgGTCTCATGAGAAGTGGCAAACTGCTAGCCGAAGAAGCACCCCACGTGCTCCTCCAAATGTATCATTGCACCTCCTTAGAAGAGGTCTTCCTCAAACTATCCAGAAAACAAGGGCAAGTTGGTGGGGGTGGCGGTGGCGGCCAAGGAGTTGGTACTCAAACGGATAATAACATTAGCAATAACATTAGTATAGCTACATTAAATTGGGGCAAAAAGGAACCCATATACGTCACGGAGGAAAGCGGAGTAGTAGGACTTAACTTTCACCAGAGCAAAGAGGTTTTGGTACAGGATTCTAATGGGCATTTAGATGTATGTTACTCAAAATTACTCttatcaaaatattcttttatccCGAGCATTTCCTTCCAGTTTGCTGGAAAGGCTTCTTCAGCAAAACATGGGATTCAAGAAGCATGCGAAGATTGCAGCAATTGCAGCGAATGGACAACTACAGGAAAAATCAAAGCCCTTCTCCAAAAGAATTTCCTCAGGATGTGGAGAAATGTGGGAGTTATGCTGTTCATTTTCGCTTTACCTGTAATGCAAGTAATCTTGTTCTGTCTGGCCATCGGGGGAGACCCCACAGGGCTGAAAATTGCCATTGTAAATAATGAAGTTGGTTATATAAATCAAACTTACCAAGATTGTCCCTTTGAAGAAGGGTGTAAATTTGGGAATTTGAGTTGCCGATATACTAAAGCGGTCAATACGAGTACAATAACGAAA TTATATTATCCGGATCTGGACTCAGCAAAATCAGCAGTAAACAGAGGGGAAGCGTGGGGGGCGATGTACTTCACAGAGAACTTTACTGATGCTTTGGTTGCCCGGATAGCCTTGGGGAAGGACAGCGACGAAGAAACTTTAGATCAAAGCGAGATCAGAGTTTGGCTAGACATGTCGA ATCAACAAATTGGAATAATTTTGCAGCGAGACTTGCAGCTGACGTACCAAAACTTCACGAAAGATTTACTGAGAGATTGCGACCAAAACGAGGCGTTAGCTGAGGTGCCCATATCGTTCAAAGAACCCATTTACGGCTCCAATCAACCCTCGTTTACAGATTTTGTGGCCCCGGGTGTGATTTTAAC AATTGTCTTCTTTTTGGCTGTCGCCCTTACATCATCAGcattaattattgaaagaaTGGAAGGCTTGTTGGATAGGTCTTGGGTTGCAG GCGTAACCCCTGGCGAAATTCTGTTTTCCCATGTCGTCACCCAATTCGTGGTGATGTGCGGTCAAACAGCCCTAGTCctcatttttatgattttggtCTTCGAGGTGGAGTGCAAAGGTGACATTTTCGTAGTAGTCGTCTTGACCATCCTCCAAGGACTCTGCGGCATGTGCTTCGGTTTCGTCATATCTGCCATTTGCGAACTGGAACGAAACGCGATTCAGCTGGCACTGGGCAGTTTCTATCCAACACTGCTCCTTAGCGGGGTTATCTGGCCTATTGAAGGCATGCCGATGATATTAAGATATGTGTCCACTTTCTTACCGCTGACGTTAGCGACGACATCACTCCGAGCGATGATGACCCGAGGTTGGTCATTCTTGGAACCGGACGTCTATTACGGGTTCATTTCCACGATAGCTTGGATAATTCTCTTTTTGACGATTAGTTTAATAGCGCTTAAAGTTAAGCGAGGTTGA
- the snu gene encoding ABC transporter G family member 20 isoform X3, translating into MGERVEPTVPGPDLVGVNVERPQLAHQQSSVWNSRQQAVCVRHAFKHYGSKKNPNHVLSDLNMTVAKGTIYGLLGASGCGKTTLLSCIVGRRRLNSGEIWVLGGKPGTRGSGVPGKRVGYMPQEIALYGEFSIKETMQYFGWIFGMHTSEINDRLQFLLNFLDLPSQNRLVKNLSGGQQRRVSFAVALMHDPELLILDEPTVGVDPLLRQSIWNHLVQITKDGNKTVIITTHYIEEARQAHAIGLMRSGKLLAEEAPHVLLQMYHCTSLEEVFLKLSRKQGQVGGGGGGGQGVGTQTDNNISNNISIATLNWGKKEPIYVTEESGVVGLNFHQSKEVLVQDSNGHLDVCYSKLLLSKYSFIPSISFQFAGKASSAKHGIQEACEDCSNCSEWTTTGKIKALLQKNFLRMWRNVGVMLFIFALPVMQVILFCLAIGGDPTGLKIAIVNNEVGYINQTYQDCPFEEGCKFGNLSCRYTKAVNTSTITKLYYPDLDSAKSAVNRGEAWGAMYFTENFTDALVARIALGKDSDEETLDQSEIRVWLDMSNQQIGIILQRDLQLTYQNFTKDLLRDCDQNEALAEVPISFKEPIYGSNQPSFTDFVAPGVILTIVFFLAVALTSSALIIERMEGLLDRSWVAGVTPGEILFSHVVTQFVVMCGQTALVLIFMILVFEVECKGDIFVVVVLTILQGLCGMCFGFVISAICELERNAIQLALGSFYPTLLLSGVIWPIEGMPMILRYVSTFLPLTLATTSLRAMMTRGWSFLEPDVYYGFISTIAWIILFLTISLIALKVKRG; encoded by the exons ATGGGGGAGCGCGTGGAACCAACGGTTCCAGGCCCGGACTTGGTGGGCGTTAACGTGGAGAGGCCCCAATTGGCGCATCAACAATCTTCGGTCTGGAACAGTAGACAGCAAGCAGTATGTGTGAGGCACGCTTTCAAACACTATGGATCTAAAAAGAACCCCAATCATGTTCTGAGCGATCTGAATATGACTGTAGCCAAGGGAACTAT ATACGGTCTACTCGGTGCTTCAGGATGTGGCAAAACGACCCTACTTTCATGCATAGTGGGTCGCAGAAGACTGAACTCTGGGGAAATTTGGGTCCTGGGAGGGAAACCTGGTACCAGAGGATCTGGAGTGCCGGGAAAACGTGTGGGGTACATGCCTCAAGAAATCGCCCTTTACGGCGAGTTTTCCATAAAGGAAACCATGCAGTATTTCGGCTGGATATTCGGTATGCACACCTCAGAAATCAACGACAGACTacagtttttattaaacttcctGGATTTACCCAGTCAGAACCGATTGGTGAAAAATCTTAG TGGAGGTCAACAACGAAGAGTATCATTCGCAGTGGCTCTAATGCACGACCCAGAACTCCTGATTCTGGATGAACCCACAGTGGGTGTTGATCCTTTGCTTAGGCAAAGCATCTGGAACCACCTGGTGCAAATTACTAAGGATGGAAATAAGACTGTGATCATTACTACACATTATATCGAGGAGGCTAGACAAGCTCATGCG attgGTCTCATGAGAAGTGGCAAACTGCTAGCCGAAGAAGCACCCCACGTGCTCCTCCAAATGTATCATTGCACCTCCTTAGAAGAGGTCTTCCTCAAACTATCCAGAAAACAAGGGCAAGTTGGTGGGGGTGGCGGTGGCGGCCAAGGAGTTGGTACTCAAACGGATAATAACATTAGCAATAACATTAGTATAGCTACATTAAATTGGGGCAAAAAGGAACCCATATACGTCACGGAGGAAAGCGGAGTAGTAGGACTTAACTTTCACCAGAGCAAAGAGGTTTTGGTACAGGATTCTAATGGGCATTTAGATGTATGTTACTCAAAATTACTCttatcaaaatattcttttatccCGAGCATTTCCTTCCAGTTTGCTGGAAAGGCTTCTTCAGCAAAACATGGGATTCAAGAAGCATGCGAAGATTGCAGCAATTGCAGCGAATGGACAACTACAGGAAAAATCAAAGCCCTTCTCCAAAAGAATTTCCTCAGGATGTGGAGAAATGTGGGAGTTATGCTGTTCATTTTCGCTTTACCTGTAATGCAAGTAATCTTGTTCTGTCTGGCCATCGGGGGAGACCCCACAGGGCTGAAAATTGCCATTGTAAATAATGAAGTTGGTTATATAAATCAAACTTACCAAGATTGTCCCTTTGAAGAAGGGTGTAAATTTGGGAATTTGAGTTGCCGATATACTAAAGCGGTCAATACGAGTACAATAACGAAA TTATATTATCCGGATCTGGACTCAGCAAAATCAGCAGTAAACAGAGGGGAAGCGTGGGGGGCGATGTACTTCACAGAGAACTTTACTGATGCTTTGGTTGCCCGGATAGCCTTGGGGAAGGACAGCGACGAAGAAACTTTAGATCAAAGCGAGATCAGAGTTTGGCTAGACATGTCGA ATCAACAAATTGGAATAATTTTGCAGCGAGACTTGCAGCTGACGTACCAAAACTTCACGAAAGATTTACTGAGAGATTGCGACCAAAACGAGGCGTTAGCTGAGGTGCCCATATCGTTCAAAGAACCCATTTACGGCTCCAATCAACCCTCGTTTACAGATTTTGTGGCCCCGGGTGTGATTTTAAC AATTGTCTTCTTTTTGGCTGTCGCCCTTACATCATCAGcattaattattgaaagaaTGGAAGGCTTGTTGGATAGGTCTTGGGTTGCAG GCGTAACCCCTGGCGAAATTCTGTTTTCCCATGTCGTCACCCAATTCGTGGTGATGTGCGGTCAAACAGCCCTAGTCctcatttttatgattttggtCTTCGAGGTGGAGTGCAAAGGTGACATTTTCGTAGTAGTCGTCTTGACCATCCTCCAAGGACTCTGCGGCATGTGCTTCGGTTTCGTCATATCTGCCATTTGCGAACTGGAACGAAACGCGATTCAGCTGGCACTGGGCAGTTTCTATCCAACACTGCTCCTTAGCGGGGTTATCTGGCCTATTGAAGGCATGCCGATGATATTAAGATATGTGTCCACTTTCTTACCGCTGACGTTAGCGACGACATCACTCCGAGCGATGATGACCCGAGGTTGGTCATTCTTGGAACCGGACGTCTATTACGGGTTCATTTCCACGATAGCTTGGATAATTCTCTTTTTGACGATTAGTTTAATAGCGCTTAAAGTTAAGCGAGGTTGA
- the pinta gene encoding retinol-binding protein pinta: MENLRSFNDLDELTKKYAKENLNETDTNRVICLEDLKQWLKDEVPWINARNEDRYLLPFLRGCKFNLEKTKVKMINYYCMKRDRPEWFANRNPLLSNLQELIKLGVFVPLKKYHENKMVVIIRTTAHDPKRHKWDEVFKVGKMILDIACLESEYAQIYGIIALFDMTGMSFSHYRTMTPSIIKNAVFAWQNYHVRPKQLEFINSPTYINIALNIFKSFMTEKMKNRVKVHFGGVSKALNIVSQDILPVEYGGEGDTFEELGNYWFEKLVEYRLWFEEDKVYKADNTM, translated from the coding sequence ATGGAAAACCTACGTAGTTTTAATGATTTAGACGAGTTAACTAAAAAATACGCCAAAgaaaaccttaatgaaactgaTACAAATCGAGTTATTTGCTTGGAGGATTTAAAACAGTGGTTAAAGGATGAGGTGCCGTGGATAAACGCTCGTAATGAGGATCGGTATTTGCTACCTTTCTTGCGAGGATGTAagtttaatttggaaaaaactaaggtgaaaatgattaattacTACTGCATGAAAAGGGATCGACCAGAATGGTTTGCGAACAGGAACCCGTTGCTCTCAAATCTCCAGGAATTAATAAAACTGGGAGTTTTTGTTCCTTTGAAGAAATATCacgaaaataaaatggtgGTCATCATCCGGACTACGGCTCACGATCCAAAAAGACACAAATGGGATGAAGTTTTTAAAGTTGGCAAAATGATTCTAGATATAGCCTGCTTGGAAAGCGAATATGCCCAAATTTACGGCATTATAGCACTTTTCGACATGACCGGCATGTCCTTTTCCCACTACAGAACCATGACACCATCCATAATCAAAAATGCAGTTTTCGCGTGGCAAAATTACCATGTACGTCCTAAGCAATTGGAGTTCATCAATTCTCCAACATACATAAATATCGcccttaatatttttaaaagtttcatGACAGAGAAAATGAAGAATAGAGTTAAGGTGCACTTTGGAGGTGTTTCAAAGGCTTTGAATATTGTATCTCAAGACATATTGCCTGTTGAGTATGGGGGAGAAGGTGATACTTTCGAAGAGTTAGGAAATTATTGGTTTGAAAAATTGGTGGAATATCGACTGTGGTTTGAAGAAGATAAAGTTTATAAGGCGGATAATACGATGTAG